A genomic segment from Flavobacterium sp. 9R encodes:
- a CDS encoding aldehyde dehydrogenase family protein, giving the protein MSNIAQRPTFKAKYDNYIGGKFIAPTAGNYFDVISPIDGKVFTQAAHSTKEDLTLAIDAADEAFKTWGKTSVTERSIILNKIAQVIEDNLEYIATVETIDNGKAIRETLAADIPLAIDHFRYFAGVIRAEESSISELDAQTVSIALSEPLGVVAQIIPWNFPILMAVWKLAPALAAGNTVVLKPAESTPISIMVLMELIGDLLPPGVVNIVNGFGAELGRALVTNKKVSKAAFTGSTATGRLVMQYATENIIPVTLELGGKSPNIFFPSVADADDEFFDKAVEGAVMFALNQGEICTCPSRLLIHEAIYDRFIAKVIERTAAIKLGHPLDKSSMMGAQASIIQKEKIMSYLKLGKEEGAEVLIGGDENKQEGELENGYYIQPTIFKGHNKMRIFQEEIFGPVLAVTTFKTTEEAIALANDTMYGLGAGVWTRDAHEIYQVPRAIKAGRVWVNQYHAYPAGAPFGGYKQSGIGRENHKMMLGHYRQTKNMLISYDKNKLGFF; this is encoded by the coding sequence ATGAGTAATATAGCACAAAGACCTACGTTTAAGGCAAAGTATGACAATTACATTGGTGGAAAATTCATTGCTCCAACAGCTGGAAATTATTTTGATGTAATTTCTCCGATAGACGGTAAAGTATTTACTCAAGCGGCACATTCAACCAAAGAGGATTTGACTTTAGCAATTGATGCAGCCGATGAAGCATTTAAAACTTGGGGAAAAACTTCTGTAACAGAAAGAAGCATAATTTTGAATAAAATTGCGCAGGTTATAGAGGATAATTTAGAATATATAGCTACAGTAGAAACTATTGATAATGGTAAAGCAATACGAGAGACTCTTGCTGCTGATATTCCATTGGCCATAGATCACTTTAGATATTTTGCTGGGGTTATTCGTGCTGAAGAAAGTTCAATTAGTGAATTAGATGCACAAACGGTATCCATAGCTTTAAGTGAGCCTTTGGGGGTTGTTGCTCAAATTATTCCTTGGAACTTTCCTATTTTGATGGCTGTTTGGAAATTAGCTCCAGCACTTGCAGCTGGTAATACAGTAGTTTTGAAACCTGCCGAAAGTACACCTATTTCTATAATGGTACTTATGGAATTAATTGGGGATTTATTGCCTCCTGGAGTTGTAAATATAGTGAATGGATTTGGAGCTGAGTTGGGAAGAGCATTGGTCACAAACAAAAAAGTTTCTAAAGCCGCATTTACAGGTTCAACTGCAACGGGGCGTTTGGTGATGCAGTATGCAACTGAAAACATTATCCCTGTAACTCTTGAACTTGGCGGGAAATCTCCAAATATTTTCTTCCCTTCCGTGGCTGATGCCGATGATGAGTTTTTTGATAAGGCAGTAGAAGGTGCAGTGATGTTTGCCTTGAATCAAGGCGAAATTTGTACGTGTCCTTCCAGATTGCTAATTCACGAAGCTATTTATGATCGCTTTATTGCAAAAGTTATAGAAAGAACTGCTGCAATTAAATTAGGGCATCCGCTGGATAAATCGAGTATGATGGGGGCTCAAGCTTCTATTATTCAAAAAGAAAAAATCATGTCTTATTTGAAATTAGGTAAGGAAGAAGGCGCTGAAGTTTTGATAGGAGGCGATGAGAACAAGCAAGAAGGAGAGCTTGAAAACGGATATTACATTCAGCCTACTATCTTTAAAGGGCATAATAAAATGCGCATTTTTCAAGAAGAAATTTTTGGTCCTGTTCTAGCGGTAACTACATTTAAAACTACTGAAGAAGCTATTGCCTTGGCTAATGATACTATGTATGGTTTAGGAGCAGGAGTGTGGACAAGAGATGCTCATGAAATTTACCAAGTTCCAAGAGCGATTAAAGCTGGACGTGTCTGGGTAAATCAATATCATGCGTATCCGGCAGGAGCGCCATTTGGAGGATACAAGCAATCAGGTATTGGTCGCGAAAATCACAAAATGATGTTAGGACACTATCGCCAAACTAAAAATATGCTGATTTCTTATGATAAAAATAAATTAGGTTTCTTTTAG
- a CDS encoding TolC family protein: MKKNIIAFLVLLGSVLGNAQEVLTIKDAVAIALENNFEIKIASNNLNIDKVNMSEGNAGMLPTITGSVVDNNRVQNSSQTLQTGQVNSLKNAKNNSLNYGVSLDWTIFDGLRMFARYDQLKELQKLGETRLKQTILLKIAEVNATYFDLVQQQQQLIAIDSTLLISSQRLQLAENRFKIGKASKLEVLNAQVDLNTDKVTLLRQKELYANTKIKLNQILARDVKKEFTVLNDIKVDNSLVLPQLIELAKQQNPQLQTQIIAKNVSELQLKQVKAARYPVVSLNTGYNFQNTESSLGFTRESSARGFNYGFSATLNIFDGFAQNRNEKIAKFELENTKLAIEQQSQVLESQLSTFYQTYLTNLELINLEQNNEAIAKQNLAITIDKLKIGTITTIEFRAAQLNYVNARVRNSNAQYQAKLSEIALKELAGNITF, translated from the coding sequence ATGAAAAAAAATATAATTGCTTTTTTGGTATTGCTTGGTAGTGTTTTAGGAAATGCTCAAGAAGTATTGACGATAAAAGACGCGGTGGCAATAGCCTTGGAGAATAACTTCGAAATAAAAATTGCGAGTAATAACCTAAACATAGACAAAGTCAATATGTCTGAGGGAAATGCTGGTATGTTGCCTACGATAACGGGTTCCGTGGTGGACAATAATAGGGTTCAAAACAGTTCTCAAACCTTGCAAACGGGTCAGGTAAATTCTTTGAAAAATGCCAAAAATAACAGTTTGAATTATGGTGTGAGTTTGGATTGGACCATTTTTGATGGTCTGAGAATGTTTGCAAGATACGATCAATTGAAGGAATTGCAAAAGTTAGGAGAGACAAGATTAAAGCAAACGATTTTGCTAAAAATTGCTGAAGTAAATGCAACGTATTTTGATTTGGTGCAACAACAACAGCAATTGATAGCCATTGATAGTACCTTACTGATTTCATCGCAGCGATTACAATTGGCTGAAAACCGATTCAAAATTGGGAAAGCTTCAAAATTAGAGGTTTTAAATGCTCAGGTAGATTTAAATACCGATAAAGTAACCTTATTGCGACAAAAAGAATTGTATGCCAATACCAAAATTAAATTGAATCAAATTCTGGCTAGAGATGTCAAGAAAGAATTTACGGTTTTGAATGATATCAAAGTGGATAATTCTTTGGTATTACCACAATTGATTGAACTTGCCAAACAACAAAATCCGCAATTGCAAACCCAAATTATTGCCAAAAATGTTTCGGAATTGCAACTCAAACAAGTCAAAGCCGCTAGATATCCTGTAGTGAGTTTGAATACAGGTTACAATTTTCAAAATACCGAATCAAGTTTGGGATTTACTAGAGAATCTTCTGCAAGAGGATTCAATTATGGTTTTTCTGCAACCTTAAATATATTTGATGGTTTTGCTCAAAATAGAAATGAAAAAATAGCCAAGTTTGAATTAGAAAATACAAAACTAGCTATCGAGCAGCAATCTCAAGTATTGGAATCGCAATTGTCTACGTTTTATCAAACCTATTTGACCAATTTAGAATTAATTAATTTGGAGCAAAATAACGAAGCGATTGCCAAACAAAATCTTGCTATTACAATTGATAAGCTAAAAATTGGTACCATAACTACTATTGAGTTCCGTGCCGCTCAGCTGAATTATGTGAATGCAAGAGTAAGAAATAGCAATGCACAATACCAAGCGAAATTATCTGAAATTGCGCTAAAAGAGTTAGCAGGAAACATCACTTTCTAG
- a CDS encoding DUF779 domain-containing protein, whose translation MIKRITATASAIEMIAILKEKHGELMLYQAGGCCEGTQPQCFEKGGFYLRTGDVCIGTIENTEFWVDNDLFQYWKHAHFTLDLIDGFGAGGFSLETPMKKTFRIEYRLFTAEETQNLEPLRFME comes from the coding sequence ATGATAAAGCGTATTACGGCTACAGCAAGTGCTATTGAAATGATTGCAATTTTGAAAGAAAAACACGGTGAACTTATGTTGTATCAAGCAGGAGGATGCTGTGAAGGGACACAACCTCAGTGTTTTGAAAAAGGAGGCTTCTACCTACGCACAGGGGATGTATGCATTGGAACTATTGAGAATACTGAATTTTGGGTTGATAATGATTTGTTCCAATACTGGAAACACGCACATTTTACACTAGATTTGATTGATGGTTTTGGTGCTGGAGGATTTTCATTAGAAACTCCAATGAAAAAGACATTTCGAATTGAGTACCGTCTTTTTACTGCTGAAGAAACTCAAAATTTAGAACCTTTGCGGTTTATGGAATAA
- a CDS encoding AraC family transcriptional regulator, producing MKTNRALLIPPSLTNEKSLKTLVENRTVYSLNHCELNIFETYESSQLVPLKFNDLVVTSMLRGKKIMHLFDDPSFDYLPGETVVIPSNVEMKIDFPDASKNNPTQCLALAIDQSKIKETLHFLNERYPKEGSNQFWQLNYQNYFFYNNIELATTINKLVKECMSTAITKDVLADLTLQELLIRIIQTQTVKSFEEGKIQDSNNSIAQAVEYIRLNLNGNMSLKKLSEQSCMSSTSFYRLFKRELGMSPIEFVLNEKIKCAKQLLKNQTIQINEVCYLSGFEDANYFTRLFKKYEGITPKQYQLLYAN from the coding sequence ATGAAAACCAATCGAGCCTTATTGATTCCTCCTAGTCTCACGAATGAAAAGTCGCTAAAAACTTTAGTGGAGAATAGAACGGTATATTCCCTTAATCACTGCGAATTAAACATTTTCGAAACGTATGAATCTTCTCAATTGGTTCCTTTAAAATTCAATGATTTGGTTGTAACTAGTATGCTTCGTGGCAAAAAAATTATGCACTTGTTTGATGACCCCAGTTTTGACTATTTACCAGGCGAAACAGTAGTAATTCCGTCAAATGTTGAAATGAAAATCGACTTCCCAGATGCTTCAAAAAACAACCCAACGCAGTGTTTAGCTTTAGCAATTGACCAAAGCAAAATCAAAGAAACTTTACATTTTTTGAATGAGCGTTACCCAAAAGAAGGAAGTAATCAGTTTTGGCAATTGAACTATCAAAACTATTTTTTCTATAATAATATCGAATTAGCTACGACAATCAACAAATTAGTCAAAGAATGTATGAGTACTGCAATCACTAAAGATGTATTGGCAGATTTGACGTTACAAGAATTGCTAATTCGGATTATTCAAACTCAAACCGTAAAATCTTTTGAAGAAGGAAAAATTCAAGACTCCAATAACTCTATCGCGCAAGCAGTAGAATACATTCGATTAAATTTGAATGGCAATATGAGTTTGAAAAAACTCAGCGAACAATCGTGTATGAGCAGTACCTCTTTTTATCGATTATTTAAAAGAGAGTTAGGAATGAGTCCAATAGAATTTGTTTTGAATGAAAAAATAAAATGCGCGAAACAACTACTAAAAAATCAAACCATTCAAATTAATGAAGTTTGCTATTTATCAGGTTTTGAGGACGCTAATTACTTCACGCGACTATTCAAAAAGTATGAAGGAATAACTCCAAAACAATATCAATTGTTATATGCAAACTAG
- a CDS encoding efflux RND transporter periplasmic adaptor subunit: MKIKNLVYTLLVLIIGGFIAYRVVSNSKKGGDSKDKGGKDKPMNVSGIVIKTQVFENNLSLSGSIEANEQVEIRSEVSGIVEAISFQEGSFVNKGQVLFKVNDLELKAQLIQATTKEGLAAENSRRAKLLLQKEAISQEEYDVARAEHKSTQAQVQLIRAQIAKTSVRAPFSGKIGLRSISPGTYITPTTLVANLVNIGKLKITFSVPEKYASQIKLNTNITFSVSGTTEKYHGVVYAIEPEVATATRTLQVRAIADNKEGKLFPGTFANVELPLDVIKDAIVVPTEAIVPIQNGKKVFISENGMAKEVKVDASTRTDASILILSGLKAGDTLLTTGVMALKDETPVKVKIK, encoded by the coding sequence ATGAAAATAAAAAACCTTGTTTACACGCTTTTAGTTCTTATCATTGGAGGTTTTATAGCCTACAGAGTAGTTTCGAATTCTAAAAAAGGAGGCGATTCAAAAGACAAAGGAGGAAAAGACAAACCGATGAACGTAAGTGGAATTGTAATCAAAACACAAGTTTTTGAGAACAACTTATCCCTATCAGGTTCAATAGAAGCAAATGAACAAGTCGAAATTCGAAGTGAAGTTTCGGGAATTGTAGAAGCCATTTCGTTTCAAGAAGGAAGTTTTGTAAATAAAGGTCAAGTATTATTTAAAGTAAACGATCTAGAATTAAAAGCCCAACTCATACAAGCGACAACCAAAGAAGGTTTAGCCGCAGAAAATTCGAGAAGAGCTAAATTACTTTTGCAAAAAGAAGCCATCAGCCAAGAAGAATATGATGTCGCAAGAGCCGAGCACAAATCGACGCAAGCACAAGTGCAATTAATTAGAGCTCAAATTGCAAAAACATCCGTAAGAGCTCCTTTTTCTGGAAAAATAGGATTGCGTTCTATCTCTCCAGGAACCTACATTACACCTACTACTCTAGTTGCGAATTTGGTTAATATCGGGAAATTAAAAATTACCTTTTCAGTTCCAGAAAAATATGCTTCTCAAATTAAGTTAAATACCAACATCACTTTTTCTGTTTCTGGTACCACTGAAAAATACCACGGTGTTGTTTATGCTATCGAACCTGAAGTGGCCACTGCAACCCGAACTTTACAAGTTAGAGCTATTGCCGACAACAAAGAAGGAAAGCTTTTCCCTGGGACTTTTGCTAATGTTGAATTGCCTTTAGATGTTATTAAAGATGCGATTGTTGTTCCAACTGAAGCGATAGTTCCGATTCAAAATGGTAAAAAAGTATTCATTTCTGAAAACGGAATGGCAAAAGAAGTAAAAGTAGATGCTTCTACCAGAACAGATGCTTCGATCTTGATTCTTTCAGGATTAAAAGCTGGAGATACATTACTTACCACAGGCGTAATGGCGTTGAAAGATGAAACACCTGTAAAAGTTAAAATAAAGTAG
- a CDS encoding efflux RND transporter permease subunit: protein MSLSTISIKRPVLTIVLNLTIILFGVIGYSFLGVREFPSIDPAQVSVRTNYTGANSDIIESQITEPLEKAINSIDGIRNVTSSSIQGSSNITIEFDLSKNLEEAANDVRDKVSQAVRSLPQDIDAPPVVSKADANGESIISMTVQSDTRNALELSDFAENVIAQRLETIPGVSGVQIWGQKRYAMRLWIDPVKLAAYGCTVAEVRTALNKQNVELPSGKLTGSNTDLTVKTVGNLSKPEEFNNIIIRSEGDRIVRFSDIGNAELGAENLETKMSQSGLPLLGVAIVPLPGANYLDISKEFYKVYNSLQKDLPKDIKLNIAIDSTIFVKKSVVEVAETLGISIILVILIIYLFFRDWAIAFRPLIDIPVSLIATFFIMWLFGFSINVLTLLAIVLATGLVVDDGIVVTENIFKKVEEGMSPIEAAIKGSNEIFFAVISISITLAAVFLPVIFLEGFVGRLFREFGVVIGAAVLISAFVSLTLTPMLNAYLMKGGVQKKSKFYLMTEPYFEKLNSNYAESLGRFMKKKWLSFPILIACFGLIYLFFSLLKKETAPYDDRSAIVMSMTTPEGASYEYTDRFMQEVSKIVDDSIPEKNVSLIITSPGFGASTVNSGRVRIALKAPEERKRSQKEIAEQLTKITKQFPEAKTAVIEQPTIAVNRRGGLPIQYIIQAPNFKKLEEKIPLFMEEAAKDSTFAITDVNLKFNKPEVTVTIDREKAESLGISVLDIAQTLQLSLSGQRFGYFMQNGKQYQVIGQFNQEDRTKPLDIASMFVKNNKGELIQMDNVVTIQEQSNPPQLYHNNRYMSATVSAGLAPGKSLGEGIEAMNRIKAKVLDDTFTTDLGGESRDFVESSSNTSFAFGLALILIFLILAAQFESFIDPFIIILTVPMAVAGALFSLWLFNQTWNIFSQIGTVMLIGLVTKNGILIVEFANQLREQGKPKFEAIMEASEARLRPILMTSLAISLGALPIALSLGAASTSRIGMGVVIVGGTIFSLVLTLFVIPALYLMWSKARKHYPEFDHIAEYEAESK, encoded by the coding sequence ATGAGTTTATCCACCATAAGCATAAAAAGACCCGTTCTAACGATAGTTTTGAATCTAACTATCATTTTGTTTGGAGTCATTGGCTACAGTTTTTTGGGAGTTCGAGAATTCCCTTCTATCGACCCTGCTCAAGTTTCAGTGAGAACGAATTATACTGGAGCGAATTCAGATATTATCGAATCTCAAATTACTGAACCTTTAGAAAAAGCCATAAACTCTATAGATGGTATTCGAAATGTTACTTCTTCGAGTATTCAAGGAAGTAGTAACATTACTATTGAGTTTGATCTGAGCAAAAATTTAGAGGAAGCTGCCAATGATGTACGCGATAAAGTATCACAAGCTGTTCGTAGCCTACCACAAGATATTGATGCTCCTCCAGTTGTTTCGAAAGCTGATGCCAATGGGGAATCTATTATTTCTATGACGGTTCAAAGTGACACGAGAAATGCATTAGAATTAAGTGATTTTGCTGAAAATGTAATTGCGCAACGTCTAGAAACCATTCCTGGTGTAAGTGGTGTACAGATTTGGGGACAAAAAAGATACGCTATGCGTTTGTGGATTGACCCAGTAAAATTAGCAGCTTATGGGTGTACTGTTGCAGAAGTTCGTACCGCTCTTAATAAACAAAACGTAGAATTACCTTCAGGAAAATTAACAGGAAGCAATACTGATTTAACAGTAAAAACAGTTGGTAATCTTTCTAAACCTGAAGAATTCAATAATATCATCATTCGAAGTGAGGGCGATAGAATTGTCCGTTTTAGTGATATTGGAAATGCTGAACTTGGTGCTGAAAATTTAGAGACCAAAATGAGTCAATCAGGGCTTCCGTTATTGGGTGTGGCGATAGTTCCACTGCCAGGAGCCAATTATTTAGATATTTCCAAAGAGTTTTATAAAGTTTACAATTCTTTGCAAAAAGATTTACCAAAGGATATCAAATTAAACATTGCGATTGACAGTACGATTTTCGTAAAAAAATCGGTAGTTGAAGTAGCTGAAACTCTTGGTATTTCTATCATTCTGGTAATTTTAATTATCTATTTATTCTTTAGAGATTGGGCTATAGCCTTTCGTCCGTTAATTGATATTCCCGTTTCCTTAATTGCAACATTCTTTATTATGTGGCTTTTTGGATTTTCGATTAACGTGTTGACGTTGTTGGCAATTGTTTTGGCTACAGGATTGGTAGTTGATGATGGAATTGTAGTAACCGAAAATATTTTCAAAAAGGTAGAAGAAGGAATGTCGCCTATTGAAGCAGCAATAAAAGGGTCGAATGAAATCTTTTTTGCGGTAATTTCGATTTCGATTACGTTGGCAGCAGTATTTCTTCCTGTTATATTTTTAGAAGGCTTTGTGGGACGATTGTTTAGGGAATTTGGAGTGGTCATTGGTGCAGCAGTACTAATTTCAGCTTTTGTTTCTTTGACATTGACTCCAATGCTAAATGCCTATTTAATGAAAGGTGGGGTTCAAAAGAAATCCAAATTCTATTTGATGACCGAACCTTATTTTGAAAAATTAAACAGTAACTATGCAGAATCATTAGGCCGTTTTATGAAAAAGAAATGGTTGAGTTTCCCTATTTTGATTGCTTGTTTTGGATTGATTTACCTTTTCTTTTCGCTTTTGAAAAAAGAAACAGCTCCTTATGATGACAGAAGTGCCATTGTAATGTCAATGACTACTCCAGAAGGCGCTTCTTATGAATATACTGACCGTTTTATGCAGGAAGTCTCTAAAATTGTAGACGATTCCATTCCAGAGAAAAATGTTTCGCTTATCATAACATCACCAGGTTTTGGAGCCTCTACGGTAAACAGCGGACGTGTTCGTATTGCCTTGAAAGCACCAGAAGAAAGAAAGCGTTCTCAAAAGGAAATTGCAGAACAATTAACCAAAATCACCAAACAATTTCCTGAAGCTAAAACAGCAGTTATTGAGCAACCAACAATTGCCGTGAACCGTCGTGGAGGATTGCCTATTCAATACATTATTCAGGCGCCAAACTTTAAAAAATTAGAAGAGAAAATTCCATTGTTTATGGAAGAAGCCGCTAAAGATTCCACTTTTGCGATTACGGATGTGAACCTGAAATTCAACAAACCTGAAGTCACCGTTACCATCGACAGAGAAAAAGCAGAAAGCTTAGGAATTTCGGTTTTGGATATTGCACAAACCTTGCAACTTTCGTTGAGCGGACAACGTTTTGGTTATTTTATGCAAAACGGAAAACAATACCAAGTCATTGGTCAGTTCAACCAAGAAGACCGTACCAAACCACTTGATATTGCTTCTATGTTTGTCAAAAACAACAAAGGAGAATTGATTCAGATGGACAATGTGGTGACCATTCAAGAACAAAGTAATCCACCGCAATTGTATCACAACAACCGTTATATGTCGGCCACTGTTTCGGCGGGATTAGCGCCAGGCAAAAGTTTGGGCGAAGGAATTGAAGCGATGAATAGAATCAAAGCCAAAGTTTTGGACGATACGTTTACTACTGATTTAGGTGGAGAATCTCGAGATTTTGTAGAAAGTAGTTCAAATACTTCCTTTGCTTTTGGATTGGCTTTAATCTTGATATTTTTGATTTTAGCAGCACAATTTGAAAGTTTTATTGACCCGTTTATTATCATTTTGACTGTTCCGATGGCGGTTGCTGGAGCTTTGTTTTCGTTGTGGTTGTTTAATCAAACTTGGAATATTTTCAGTCAGATTGGAACCGTAATGTTGATTGGGTTGGTGACCAAAAATGGTATTTTGATTGTAGAATTTGCGAATCAATTACGAGAACAAGGCAAACCAAAATTTGAAGCGATTATGGAAGCTTCTGAAGCGCGTTTGCGTCCTATTTTGATGACGAGTTTGGCGATTTCGTTAGGAGCGTTGCCAATTGCTTTGTCACTTGGAGCAGCTTCGACTAGTAGAATTGGTATGGGAGTCGTGATTGTTGGAGGAACCATTTTTTCATTGGTGTTGACTTTATTTGTAATTCCAGCGTTGTATTTGATGTGGTCTAAAGCCAGAAAACATTATCCTGAATTTGACCATATTGCAGAATACGAAGCCGAATCGAAATAA
- a CDS encoding bestrophin family protein, whose translation MKSYNPKDWFGFIFHFSKGDTFRKLAPVMFFIGSYSAGVAFLEIEYWHLPEDSHVKNISMMHSMLGFVISLLLAYRTNTAYDRWWEGRKMWGGLVNNSRNLAIKLSAILQDEKDKVFFRKMIPGYASILQKHLNDEETAQQLFDDVDLEIDHHRHRPNQIAQMLFKKINDLYTSKKITGDQLIILNNEIQSFTDICGACERIKNTPIPYSYSAFIKKFIFIYVLTLPFGYVFSLGYYVVPVVVFIFYVLASLELIAEEIEDPFGSDANDLPTAKIASNIKKHIEELLQ comes from the coding sequence ATGAAATCATACAACCCCAAGGATTGGTTTGGATTTATTTTCCATTTCAGCAAAGGTGATACTTTTAGAAAACTAGCCCCTGTTATGTTTTTTATTGGTAGTTATTCAGCTGGAGTTGCTTTTTTAGAAATAGAATATTGGCATTTACCAGAAGATAGTCACGTCAAAAACATTTCGATGATGCACAGTATGCTGGGATTTGTAATTTCGTTGTTACTAGCATACCGAACCAATACAGCTTATGACCGCTGGTGGGAAGGACGCAAAATGTGGGGCGGTTTAGTAAACAATAGTAGAAACCTAGCTATTAAATTGTCTGCTATTTTGCAAGACGAGAAGGATAAAGTATTTTTTAGAAAAATGATTCCTGGTTATGCTTCTATTTTGCAAAAGCATCTCAATGACGAAGAAACTGCACAACAACTGTTTGATGATGTAGATTTAGAAATTGACCATCATAGACACCGTCCTAATCAAATAGCACAAATGCTCTTTAAGAAAATCAATGATTTGTATACTTCCAAAAAAATAACTGGTGACCAACTGATTATTCTAAATAACGAAATCCAATCATTTACAGATATCTGTGGTGCTTGTGAACGCATAAAAAACACCCCTATCCCCTATTCGTACAGTGCATTTATCAAGAAATTCATTTTTATCTATGTACTTACTTTGCCTTTTGGCTATGTTTTTAGCTTAGGGTATTATGTAGTTCCTGTAGTCGTTTTTATTTTTTATGTCTTGGCTAGTTTAGAATTGATTGCAGAAGAAATTGAGGACCCTTTTGGTTCTGATGCGAATGATTTGCCAACTGCAAAGATTGCTTCCAACATTAAAAAGCATATTGAGGAGTTGTTGCAGTAG